A window from Scyliorhinus canicula unplaced genomic scaffold, sScyCan1.1, whole genome shotgun sequence encodes these proteins:
- the LOC119960367 gene encoding ER membrane protein complex subunit 4-like isoform X2, producing MAAALANRARWHKWTLELNPSGSSRSRDKQNGQGDSMCPVAYSDKQLPDIRVQETDRIVVEKFCWDIALAPLKQLPMNLFIMYTAGNNISIFPIMMVCMMAWRPIQALMSMSAKSGVHGRGAGPVMVPLSSHRSERQRPRMIDTGLNLLPPG from the exons ATGGCTGCGGCGCTCGCCAACCGCGCGCGTTGGCATAAGTGGACCCTCGAGCTCAACCCGAGCGGCAGCAGCAG GAGCCGTGATAAACAGAATGGTCAGGGCGACTCCATGTGCCCAGTCGCATATTCAGACAAACAGCTTCCAGACATCCGCGTCCAAGAAACAGACCGGATCGTGGTTGAGAAA TTCTGCTGGGACATCGCCTTGGCTccattgaagcagctgcccatgAATCTGTTCATTATGTACACGGCTGGCAACAACATCTCCATCTTCCCTATCATGATGGTTTGCATGATGGCCTGGAGACCCATACAGGCACTGATGTCCATGTCGGCAA AGAGTGGAGTACATGGGCGGGGGGCTGGTCCTGTGAtggtcccactctcctcccatcgCTCGGAGAGACAACGCCCGAGGATGATCGACACTGgactgaatctgcttcctccTGGTTAA
- the LOC119960367 gene encoding ER membrane protein complex subunit 4-like isoform X1 encodes MAAALANRARWHKWTLELNPSGSSRSRDKQNGQGDSMCPVAYSDKQLPDIRVQETDRIVVEKFCWDIALAPLKQLPMNLFIMYTAGNNISIFPIMMVCMMAWRPIQALMSMSAIFKVLGNSTQHWLQCLLYFIGNLLGLALAVYKCQVMGLLPTHSSDWLAFLQPPQRVEYMGGGLVL; translated from the exons ATGGCTGCGGCGCTCGCCAACCGCGCGCGTTGGCATAAGTGGACCCTCGAGCTCAACCCGAGCGGCAGCAGCAG GAGCCGTGATAAACAGAATGGTCAGGGCGACTCCATGTGCCCAGTCGCATATTCAGACAAACAGCTTCCAGACATCCGCGTCCAAGAAACAGACCGGATCGTGGTTGAGAAA TTCTGCTGGGACATCGCCTTGGCTccattgaagcagctgcccatgAATCTGTTCATTATGTACACGGCTGGCAACAACATCTCCATCTTCCCTATCATGATGGTTTGCATGATGGCCTGGAGACCCATACAGGCACTGATGTCCATGTCGGCAA TCTTTAAGGTCCTGGGGAATTCGACTCAGCACTGGCTGCAGTGTCTGCTCTACTTCATCGGCAACCTGCTGGGGTTGGCCCTCGCCGTCTACAAGTGCCAGGTGATGGGGCTGCTGCCCACACACTCCTCCGACTGGCTGGCATTCCTCCAGCCGCCCCAG AGAGTGGAGTACATGGGCGGGGGGCTGGTCCTGTGA